One window of Athalia rosae chromosome 2, iyAthRosa1.1, whole genome shotgun sequence genomic DNA carries:
- the LOC105692015 gene encoding lanC-like protein 3 homolog, protein MHLRQWSIFKYANTRIFQFYVTRNPVSTTMSRPARYIVNELEDYNGQDVAAEVVGQKKELMEIVREISAKQYASESTAEGGLYVGIAGIAYTALHLSRVSQLENERRDLILFGLQYLGPALTHADKSKDSNKEKSSFLLGNAGIYAVAAALFRASKDNTRAMSYVKRYLEGAQNCKSLNFLPSGGDELFVGRAGYLFGALWLNNQFESQIVPLKEIHEIAQVIVQSGQRYATDHGSPCPLMYSYYDTEYLGAAHGLSSILQILIQIPKFLESNPTVEKLVQTSVDYLLGLQTKSGNFPCATDELDRRSRAESDELVHWCHGAPGVVYLMAAAYLHWKDEKYLDSCLKCGEITWKKGLLKKGPGICHGIAGSGYVFLLLYRLTQDPKHWHRAAAFANFLTSDDFYQNARRPDSPYSLYEGFAGTACFLADLLEPERAHFPFQDVF, encoded by the coding sequence ATGCACTTAAGACAGTGGAGTATTTTTAAATACGCCAATACTAGAATTTTCCAGTTCTACGTAACACGTAATCCTGTATCCACAACAATGTCTCGACCGGCTCGTTATATCGTTAATGAACTAGAGGACTACAATGGCCAAGACGTGGCCGCAGAAGTGGTTGGCCAGAAGAAAGAACTGATGGAAATCGTTCGTGAAATTTCTGCAAAACAGTATGCTTCTGAATCAACAGCGGAAGGTGGTTTGTATGTTGGAATAGCTGGAATTGCATACACTGCTCTTCACTTGAGCCGTGTCAGCCAACTGGAAAATGAACGACGTGACTTGATTTTATTCGGTCTACAATACTTGGGACCTGCATTAACGCATGCGGATAAATCTAAAGATTCAAACAAGGAAAAGTCCTCATTTCTCCTTGGTAATGCAGGGATATATGCCGTTGCTGCAGCTCTATTTAGAGCCTCAAAAGACAATACGCGGGCCATGAGCTATGTAAAACGTTATTTAGAAGGAGCCCAAAATTGCAAGTCACTTAATTTTCTCCCAAGTGGTGGAGATGAATTATTTGTAGGACGTGCAGGCTATCTTTTTGGAGCACTGTGGTTGAATAATCAATTTGAGAGCCAGATAGTGCCTTTGAAAGAGATACACGAAATAGCACAAGTGATAGTACAATCTGGACAAAGGTATGCGACAGATCATGGCAGCCCTTGTCCACTGATGTACTCTTACTATGACACTGAGTATTTGGGAGCTGCGCATGGACTGTCGTCTATTCTCCAGATATTAATACAgataccaaaatttttggaatcaAATCCAACAGTGGAAAAACTTGTTCAAACGTCTGTTGATTACCTACTCGGATTACAGACTAAGTCAGGAAATTTTCCATGTGCTACAGATGAGCTTGATCGACGTTCAAGAGCTGAAAGTGATGAACTAGTTCATTGGTGCCACGGGGCACCAGGCGTCGTCTATTTGATGGCAGCAGCTTATTTGCACTGGAAAGATGAGAAATACTTAGACTCCTGCCTAAAGTGTGGGGAAATCACTTGGAAGAAAGGCCTACTCAAAAAAGGTCCAGGAATTTGTCATGGAATAGCAGGAAGTGGTTATGTGTTTTTGTTACTGTATCGGTTAACACAGGATCCTAAGCACTGGCATCGAGCTGCTGCATTTGCAAATTTCCTCACCTCCGATGATTTTTATCAGAATGCACGCAGGCCTGATAGTCCCTACTCTTTGTACGAAGGATTTGCAGGGACGGCATGTTTTTTAGCTGACCTTCTCGAGCCAGAGAGAGCTCATTTTCCTTTCCAAGATGTATTTTAA